The Sardina pilchardus chromosome 19, fSarPil1.1, whole genome shotgun sequence genome window below encodes:
- the shrprbck1r gene encoding ranBP-type and C3HC4-type zinc finger-containing protein 1 produces the protein MSLSSGGWTNTQTPAPSSSLPGYGAAQSGCNTVLMSVRVSVCHSGIRPLCLPGAGDESLRLQLSMDPGKAGEFRLTLRDANGTTGRSVSIAEFDLRAVRYEVKSPRCHELSLAMPPHDRITFNFRCEREAQEWATVVMSSLREAHRVADGTSQGDGQLALEPLEPNPTSTSLPSTEEMCVELSRAIEAGDTQAASVCAASLARKQMPLRIQPSEKNYEDAEINLAVVVEDASSSCCVTVKVFPHTTVAALKQQVFVEYGFHPRVQRWVIGQCLCAEPRSLASYGVRRHGDTAFLYLLSAQQAHLSRQQCQQDQESTLLSAATSLIPMPIPPPPSASPSNGPASQLWRGYSTLPPRLGHNSTGSLAANAERLGIGEIRDLIHLEMPQLNEALVPNKDNNQMGWPCPSCTFINKPTRPGCEICSTDRPESYTVPGSYRPDPVELRRIQQEKEAVRQYQQAREAERRENFARLVQMDGQDLVPNPDCVDCRICYQELQPGEGVLLRECLHCFCKECLRSVIKMSEDPQVACPYRDDLYACNCTLQEREIRALVSSEEYEQWLQRGLSVAESRCEGSYHCATPDCLGWCEYEDTVNTFHCPVCKKTNCLLCKAIHEGMNCKQYQDDLAARASNDVAARRTRDLLKTLVRSGEAMHCPQCGIIVQKKEGCDWLRCTVCHTEICWVTRGPRWGPGGPGDTSGGCRCNAKQRCHPKCQNCH, from the exons ATGTCGCTGAGCTCAGGCGGGTGGACGAACACCCAAACACCAGCTccgtcctcctctcttcccggCTATGGAGCCGCACAATCCGGCTGTAACACTGTGTTGATGTCGGTGCGGGTGTCAGTATGCCACTCTGGTATACGACCGCTTTGTCTTCCAGGGGCAGGCGATGAGTCTCTTCGGCTTCAGCTTAGCATGGACCCGGGGAAAGCAGGGGAATTCCGCTTGACGTTAAGGGACGCTAACGGAACCACTGGTCGAAGTGTG TCCATTGCAGAGTTTGACCTCAGGGCAGTCCGTTACGAGGTGAAGTCGCCGCGTTGTCATGAGCTGAGCCTTGCGATGCCCCCACATGACCGCATCACCTTTAACTTTCGCTGTGAGCGAGAGGCACAGGAGTGGGCTACGGTTGTGATGTCATCACTTAGGGAGGCGCACCGAG TGGCAGATGGCACGTCTCAAGGTGATGGACAACTGGCGCTGGAGCCTCTAGAACCCAACCCTACCTCTACCTCTTTACCCAGCACAG aggagatgtgtgtggaGCTCTCCCGGGCCATCGAGGCAGGTGATACTCAGGCAGCCTCAGTATGCGCTGCATCCCTGGCACGCAAGCAGATGCCTCTGAGAATCCAGCCCTCTGAGAAGAACTATGAAGATGCAGAGATAAA CCTGGCAGTTGTTGTGGAGGATGCCTCCTCGTCCTGCTGTGTCACAGTGAAAGTCTTCCCCCACACCACTGTCGCTGCTCTCAAGCAACAG GTGTTTGTCGAGTATGGCTTCCACCCACGCGTGCAGCGCTGGGTGATTGGCCAGTGCCTGTGCGCCGAGCCGCGCTCGTTGGCCTCCTACGGCGTGCGTCGGCACGGCGACACGGCTTTCCTCTACCTGCTCTCGGCCCAGCAGGCTCACCTGAGCCGACAGCAGTGCCAGCAGGACCAGGAGAGCACCCTGCTCTCCGCGGCCACGTCTCTCATCCCCATGcccatccctccccctccctcagcCTCACCCAGCAACGGGCCTGCCTCACAGCTCTGGAGGGGCTACAGCACTCTGCCCCCCAGGCTGGGCCACAACAGCACAG gTAGCCTAGCAGCAAATGCAGAGAGATTAGGCATCGGTGAAATCCGTGACCTTATCCACCTGGAGATGCCCCAGCTCAATGAAGCCCTTGTACCCAACAAAGACAACAACCAG atgggctGGCCCTGTCCCTCCTGCACCTTCATCAATAAGCCCACTCGCCCTGGCTGTGAGATCTGCAGCACTGACCGGCCGGAGAGCTACACTGTCCCTGGGAGTTACAGACCAGACCCTGTGGAGCTCCGCCGTATCCAGCAGGAGAAAGAAGCTGTCCGACAGTACCAAcag GCCAGGGAGGCAGAGCGCCGGGAGAATTTTGCCCGCCTGGTGCAGATGGACGGCCAGGACCTGGTACCGAACCCCGACTGTGTGGACTGCAGGATCTGCTACCAGGAGCTCCAGCCAGGGGAAGGGGTGCTGCTTAGAGAGTGTCTGCACTGCTTCTGCAA AGAATGTCTACGCTCAGTGATCAAGATGTCTGAAGATCCCCAGGTGGCCTGCCCATACCGGGATGATCTGTACGCCTGTAACTGCACCCTACAGGAAAGAGAAATACGAGCG ctggtgTCGTCAGAAGAGTATGAGCAGTGGTTGCAGAGGGGCCTCTCCGTGGCCGAGTCGCGCTGTGAGGGCAGCTACCACTGCGCCACGCCTGACTGCCTGGGCTGGTGCGAGTACGAGGACACGGTCAACACGTTTCACTGCCCAGTGTGCAAAAAGACAAACTGCCTCCTCTGCAAG GCCATTCACGAAGGGATGAACTGTAAGCAGTATCAGGATGATTTGGCCGCCCGAGCCAGTAATGACGTTGCAGCACGAAGGACGAGAGACCTTCTAAAG ACTCTTGTCCGGTCTGGTGAGGCCATGCACTGCCCTCAGTGTGGAATCATTGTGCAGAAAAAGGAAGGCTGTGATTGGCTGCGCTGCACGGTCTGTCACACAGAGATCTGTTGGGTTACTAGAGGCCCACGATGGGGACCTGGG GGCCCTGGGGACACCAGTGGTGGATGCCGCTGCAACGCTAAACAACGCTGCCACCCCAAATGTCAGAACTGCCACTGA
- the maf1b gene encoding MAF1 homolog, negative regulator of RNA polymerase III b codes for MKLLENSSFEALGSQLCVETGDSNILGRIESYSCKMAGDDKHMFKQFCLEGEPHVLEALSPPQSSSAPSPNLLGKSSEDGENPLSDKCCRKTLFYLITTLNESFRPDYDFTAARAHEFSREPSLNWVVNTVNSSLFSAVGEEFNSLGPELWNAIDQEITLQGCDIYSYNPDLDSDPFGEEGSLWSFNYFFYNKKLKRIVFFTCRSVSVLSGYGRGCLDNELDMELDDEEELDGFTEDRFPRALCV; via the exons ATGAAGCTGTTGGAAAACTCCAGTTTTGAAGCACTGGGCTCTCAGCTGTGTGTTGAAACAGGAGACTCAAACATCCTTGGCAG GATTGAGAGTTACTCCTGCAAGATGGCTGGAGACGACAAGCACATGTTCAAGCAGTTCTGTCTGGAAGGAGAGCCCCATGTGCTGGAGGCCCTATCTCCCCCACAATCCAGCAGTGCTCCCAGCCCGAACCT gcTGGGGAAGAGCAGTGAGGATGGGGAGAATCCTCTGAGTGACAAGTGCTGCAGGAAGACTCTGTTCTACCTCATCACGACCCTGAACGAGTCCTTCCGGCCAGACTACGACTTCACTGCCGCCCGGGCCCATGAGTTCAGCCGGGAGCCCAGCCTCAACTGG GTGGTGAACACTGTGAACAGCAGCCTGTTCTCAGCTGTTGGGGAGGAGTTCAACTCCCTGGGGCCTGAGCTGTGGAATGCCATCGACCAAGAAATCACCCTGCAAGGATGTGACATTTATAG TTACAACCCTGATCTGGACTCAGACCCCTTTGGAGAAGAAGGCAGCCTCTGGTCTTTCAACTACTTCTTCTACAACAAAAAGCTGAAGCGCATTGTATTCTTCACCTGCCGCTCAGTGAG TGTCCTCAGTGGTTATGGACGCGGTTGCCTTGACAATGAGCTGGACATGGAGCTAGACgatgaggaggagctggatGGTTTCACAGAGGACCG GTTTCCTCGAGCTCTCTGCGTGTAA